Proteins from a genomic interval of Brucella intermedia LMG 3301:
- a CDS encoding sugar phosphate isomerase/epimerase family protein gives MNGYSYQLYSSRNFQPLERTLTMLRDLGYRRVEGYGGIYGDPVRLKKDLDALGLSMPTGHFGLDMLENEVSRVLEIAKVADMKAIFCPYLDADRRPDSVAGWQEFGKRLVAAGEPYRKEGYAFGWHNHDFEFRPLADGSVPQEHIMNASPDLAWEADIAWIIKGGADPLEWIERYGDRILAVHVKDIAVNGEKADEDGWEDVGHGTVDWPALFTALRKTPARYFIMEHDNPSDDTRFASRSIETVRTF, from the coding sequence ATGAACGGATATTCCTATCAGCTTTACAGCTCTCGCAATTTCCAGCCGCTGGAGCGCACACTCACAATGTTGCGCGACCTCGGTTATCGTCGTGTAGAAGGTTACGGGGGGATTTATGGTGATCCCGTTCGATTAAAGAAGGATCTCGATGCTTTGGGGCTTTCCATGCCTACCGGCCATTTTGGTCTGGATATGCTGGAAAATGAAGTGAGCCGCGTTCTGGAGATTGCCAAGGTTGCCGATATGAAGGCGATCTTCTGTCCTTATCTCGATGCAGATCGCCGCCCGGATAGTGTCGCTGGCTGGCAGGAGTTTGGTAAACGCCTGGTCGCGGCTGGTGAGCCTTATCGCAAGGAAGGCTATGCCTTTGGCTGGCACAACCACGATTTCGAGTTCCGGCCCTTGGCTGACGGTTCCGTGCCGCAGGAACACATCATGAATGCTTCGCCCGATCTGGCCTGGGAGGCCGATATTGCCTGGATCATCAAAGGGGGAGCCGACCCGCTTGAATGGATCGAGCGTTACGGCGACCGGATACTGGCAGTTCATGTAAAGGACATCGCGGTGAATGGAGAAAAGGCCGACGAAGACGGTTGGGAAGATGTTGGTCACGGGACCGTCGACTGGCCTGCCTTGTTTACGGCTTTGCGCAAGACGCCTGCCCGCTATTTCATCATGGAACACGATAACCCGTCGGACGATACCCGGTTTGCGAGCCGTTCCATCGAAACCGTAAGAACTTTCTAA
- a CDS encoding ABC transporter ATP-binding protein, protein MNSSVSIQDLSLGFGTVNVLQNLNLEIGEGEFLVLLGPSGCGKSTLLNCVAGLLDISEGSIFIKGRNVTWDEPKDRGIGMVFQSYALYPQMTVEKNLSFGLRVAGLPKGEIDNRIKRAAEILQIEPLLQRKPSALSGGQRQRVAIGRALVRDVDVFLFDEPLSNLDAKLRSELRVEIKRLHQKLGNTMIYVTHDQIEALTLADRIAVMKGGVVQQLADPLTIYNRPKNRFVAGFLGSPSMNFFAGEIAVTEGKAVFHIGQTAVGLDGYDGALQPGRKATLGVRPEHVRLEIEDGFEATVDLDEPMGADSLVWLRLNGHPLSARVEAGKRYRAGEKVRIGFKPDTLSLFDAQTEERL, encoded by the coding sequence ATGAATTCAAGCGTTTCCATCCAGGACCTGTCGCTTGGCTTCGGCACGGTCAATGTGCTGCAAAATCTCAATCTGGAAATCGGGGAAGGCGAGTTTCTCGTGCTTCTTGGGCCGTCCGGCTGCGGAAAGTCCACGCTGCTCAATTGCGTGGCTGGTCTTCTCGATATTTCCGAAGGCAGCATCTTCATCAAAGGCCGTAATGTCACCTGGGATGAGCCGAAGGACCGAGGCATCGGCATGGTGTTTCAATCCTACGCGCTTTACCCGCAAATGACTGTCGAAAAGAATCTTTCTTTCGGATTGCGCGTGGCCGGTCTGCCGAAGGGAGAGATCGACAATCGCATCAAGCGTGCTGCCGAAATTCTCCAGATCGAACCCTTGCTGCAACGCAAACCCTCGGCATTGTCTGGCGGTCAGCGTCAGCGTGTTGCGATCGGTCGTGCATTGGTGCGCGACGTCGATGTGTTCCTGTTCGACGAACCGCTTTCCAATCTCGATGCAAAATTGCGCTCCGAACTGCGCGTCGAGATCAAACGCCTTCATCAGAAACTCGGCAACACGATGATCTACGTTACCCACGACCAGATTGAAGCGCTGACGCTGGCGGATCGCATTGCCGTGATGAAAGGTGGCGTGGTTCAGCAACTGGCCGACCCGCTGACGATCTACAACCGCCCGAAGAACCGGTTTGTCGCGGGTTTCCTGGGGTCGCCATCGATGAATTTCTTCGCTGGTGAAATTGCGGTCACAGAAGGAAAGGCCGTATTCCACATCGGACAGACAGCCGTAGGGCTGGACGGATATGACGGAGCGCTACAGCCGGGCCGGAAGGCAACACTCGGTGTTCGTCCGGAACATGTCAGGCTTGAGATCGAGGACGGTTTCGAGGCGACAGTCGATCTGGATGAACCGATGGGTGCCGATAGTCTGGTCTGGCTTCGGCTGAACGGGCATCCGCTTTCCGCGCGCGTGGAAGCTGGAAAGCGTTATCGGGCAGGAGAGAAGGTCAGGATCGGCTTCAAACCCGATACCCTGTCGCTTTTCGATGCTCAAACGGAGGAGAGGCTTTAG
- a CDS encoding Gfo/Idh/MocA family protein: MTRKLGVGIIGCGNISATYLRLSPMFRSIEMRACADINLAAANARAEEFGVKAQTIEELLRNDDIDIIVNLTIPDAHYAVTKQILAAGKHAYSEKPLVLSMEQGLELKALADGRGLKVGCAPDTFLGGAHQLARREIDSGNVGRITSGTCHVMSHGMEHWHPNPDFFFKHGGGPILDLGPYYIANLVNLIGPVKRVAALTSMATPTRTISSEPRKGETIPVETPTTIHALLEFEQGATITLSASWDVWAHRHANMELYGTEGSLYLPDPNFFGGEVQIAKPGEPAEPVENWEHPFGIANEQHSQGMMANYRAAGLADMAAAILDGRDMRCSLERALHGVDVMLAILRSGEEKRFIDIETRCTRPEALDIAAAEALLQPEENRQKRAAN; the protein is encoded by the coding sequence ATGACCAGGAAACTTGGTGTCGGGATTATCGGCTGCGGCAATATATCAGCTACATATCTGCGGCTGTCACCTATGTTTCGAAGCATTGAAATGAGGGCTTGCGCAGATATCAATCTGGCGGCGGCAAATGCGCGGGCAGAAGAGTTCGGCGTAAAGGCACAGACTATTGAGGAACTGCTTCGGAATGATGACATAGACATCATCGTCAATCTGACAATTCCAGATGCCCACTATGCAGTAACCAAGCAGATACTGGCGGCAGGCAAACACGCCTATTCGGAAAAGCCGCTGGTTCTTTCAATGGAGCAGGGGCTGGAACTGAAGGCACTTGCCGACGGCCGCGGTCTCAAAGTGGGGTGCGCTCCTGACACTTTTCTGGGCGGTGCGCACCAGCTGGCGCGGCGCGAAATCGATAGTGGGAATGTCGGCCGTATCACTTCAGGCACCTGCCACGTCATGAGCCATGGTATGGAGCATTGGCATCCGAACCCGGACTTCTTCTTCAAGCATGGTGGCGGCCCCATTCTCGATCTCGGGCCTTATTACATCGCAAATCTCGTCAATCTCATCGGGCCTGTGAAGCGTGTCGCGGCTTTGACTTCCATGGCGACCCCGACGCGGACGATCAGTTCGGAGCCGCGCAAAGGCGAAACCATTCCCGTTGAGACACCAACCACCATTCACGCGCTGCTGGAATTCGAGCAAGGCGCAACAATAACGCTTTCAGCAAGTTGGGATGTGTGGGCGCACCGCCATGCGAACATGGAACTATATGGCACCGAGGGATCGCTCTATCTGCCGGACCCAAATTTTTTCGGTGGGGAAGTCCAGATAGCGAAGCCGGGTGAGCCAGCCGAACCAGTCGAAAACTGGGAACACCCCTTTGGCATCGCCAATGAGCAGCACTCGCAAGGTATGATGGCCAACTATAGAGCGGCAGGACTGGCAGATATGGCGGCCGCCATCCTGGATGGTCGCGATATGCGCTGTTCGCTGGAACGCGCCCTGCATGGGGTCGATGTCATGCTGGCCATTCTGAGATCAGGTGAAGAAAAGCGTTTCATCGACATTGAAACACGATGCACGCGCCCTGAAGCACTCGATATCGCTGCCGCAGAAGCCTTGCTTCAGCCGGAAGAAAACAGACAGAAACGGGCGGCAAACTGA